The following coding sequences are from one Diachasmimorpha longicaudata isolate KC_UGA_2023 chromosome 6, iyDiaLong2, whole genome shotgun sequence window:
- the LOC135163800 gene encoding lipase 3-like has product MKSALVFTKIWLAFISVGASGKLSAEEASVESPSAIAALLINDTYKYHEDAHLNARQLISKYGYRGQTHKVTTNDGYILELHRITGPKSNPEPEGKPVIFVMHGLLCSSVDWLISGSQKALGFMLADVGYDVWLGNSRGNTFSRGHTKYSTLDKQYWMFSWHEFGTEDLPAMIDYILQETGREKIFYAAHSQGTTAYFVMGSEKPEYNDKIIAMFAMAPVAYLGHMKSPFFQVLSRIDKLVSGAMAALGYYEFKPIDGLIKEVATIACQEDIWTQEICLNVIFLVAGFGSDQMNRTLLPAILGHTPAGASSRQFVHYSQLFKSNKFRQYDYGLLKNYWMYGQRSPPAYDLSKVTIPVILAYGLNDWLADPQDVHRLAEELPNVYGKLKVPHASFGHLDHLWGIDAPRAVYSQLVEFLKRFRD; this is encoded by the exons ATGAAATCGGCACTTGTTTTCACGAAAATCTGGCTCGCTTTCATATCGGTTGGGGCTTCGGGAAAATTGAGTGCTGAGGAGGCTTCGGTCGAGAGCCCTTCGGCAATTGCTGCATTGCTAATCAATGATACCTACAAGTATCATGAGGATGCTCATCTCAACGCC cgACAACTTATATCGAAATATGGATACAGAGGCCAAACTCATAAAGTTACGACCAACGACGGGTACATCCTCGAATTGCACCGGATAACCGGTCCGAAATCGAATCCAGAGCCCGAGGGTAAACCGGTAATTTTCGTGATGCACGGGCTGTTGTGCAGCTCAGTCGATTGGCTCATCTCCGGGTCTCAGAAAGCACTGG GCTTCATGTTGGCGGATGTGGGCTACGACGTGTGGCTGGGCAACTCTCGGGGGAATACTTTCTCCCGTGGTCACACAAAATATTCTACCCTTGATAAACAATATTGGATGTTCAGTTGGCACGAATTCGGTACCGAGGATCTCCCCGCGATGATCGACTACATCTTACAGGAAACAGGAAGGGAGAAAATATTCTACGCCGCTCACAGCCAAGGGACGACCGCCTACTTTGTCATGGGGTCGGAAAAGCCGGAATACAATGATAAGATCATTGCAATGTTCGCTATGGCACCAGTGGCCTATCTCGGCCACATGAAGAGTCCATTTTTTCAGGTTCTCTCACGGATAGATAAACTTGTGTCT GGTGCAATGGCGGCTCTTGGATATTACGAATTCAAACCTATAGACGGTCTCATAAAAGAAGTCGCGACCATCGCCTGTCAAGAAGACATTTGGACGCAGGAAATATGTTTAAATGTAATATTTCTTGTCGCCGGATTTGGCAGCGACCAAATGAACAGA ACACTACTGCCGGCCATTTTGGGTCACACACCTGCAGGTGCTTCCAGTCGTCAATTCGTCCACTACAGCCAACTCttcaagtcaaataaattTCGGCAGTACGATTATGGACTATTAAAGAATTATTGGATGTACGGACAGAGAAGTCCCCCGGCTTACGATCTCTCGAAAGTTACCATTCCTGTCATTCTTGCCTATGGGCTCAATGACTGGCTGGCGGATCCTCAG GACGTCCACCGCCTGGCGGAGGAGTTGCCTAATGTCTACGGCAAGCTGAAGGTGCCTCATGCGAGTTTCGGGCATTTGGATCATCTGTGGGGCATCGATGCTCCTCGAGCAGTCTACTCTCAACTGGTAGAGTTCCTGAAACGCTTCAGGGATTGA
- the LOC135163799 gene encoding UDP-glycosyltransferase UGT5-like: MNSVLRWVLPFCLSALINECSAARILAVFPLVSASHSAVLHTITVELARRGHELVVFDGYSAGREIENLKNYREYLLKENTMPSGKLRQLLTDDANLLRLLMTLPEVAETLMNRTLSNEQMATLISPSAKETFDLIMIEWISWDSLNALGHRFNAPVIGIMTIPITIFGFSQGLPLSSIDMPPYMTGQIGEKTFLDRLKGFVADVVIAAFRHYSLYRQQRLVEKFFGQDYPHVYDMMRNVSMIFTDQDYVMPYPTIGAPNIVNIGGIHVSRETDQVLPTEVKDFLDKSENGFVYFSLGSTLPGSYMPDEMRRIFVEAFATIPYRVIWKWEEDQLPGKPDNVLISKWLPQRAILAHPRIKAFIYQGGLQSTEEAIAAGVPLIALPIFGDQEQNVNKMVHIGGAVKLNIRSFTKTDLQEAILEVAANVKYKEGIIQFRDLLNDRPYDPVNHTMWWIEYVIRYRGAHHLRLVRSSLLWYQAQNLDVITLCIVILLVLTLITYKGVKLIVRCCCCRRNQSLQKIKQS, encoded by the exons atgaattctgTTTTGAGGTGGGTATTGCCGTTCTGTTTAAGTGCATTGATAAATGAATGCAGCGCTGCACGAATTCTCGCTGTGTTTCCCCTGGTATCAGCGAGCCACAGTGCTGTACTCCACACGATAACCGTGGAGTTGGCGAGGAGAGGTCATGAACTCGTGGTGTTCGATGGGTATTCGGCCGGGAGggagattgaaaatttgaagaattatCGGGAGTACCTGCTCAAGGAAAATACGATGCCTTCCGGAAAACTCCGTCAATTGTTGACAGACGACGCCAATCTCCTGCGATTGCTCATGACTTTGCCGGAAGTTGCAGAA ACACTGATGAATCGAACCCTCTCGAATGAGCAAATGGCGACGCTGATTTCACCGAGTGCCAAAGAAACCTTTGATCTCATCATGATTGAATGGATATCGTGGGATTCGTTGAATGCTCTCGGCCATCGGTTCAATGCCCCCGTAATTGGTATCATGACAATTCCCATAACGATATTCGGCTTCTCCCAgggtctccctctctcctcaaTCGATATGCCCCCTTACATGACCGGTCAAATCGGCGAGAAGACCTTCCTCGACAGGCTGAAGGGCTTTGTCGCAGACGTTGTTATTGCCGCCTTTCGGCACTACTCGCTGTACCGACAGCAGAGACTCGTGGAGAAATTCTTCGGTCAGGATTATCCGCACGTCTACGACATGATGAGGAACGTCAGCATGATCTTCACTGATCAGGATTACGTGATGCCGTATCCAACAATCGGTGCGCCGAATATCGTTAATATCGGGGGAATTCACGTCTCGAGGGAAACAGATCAGGTGCTGCCGACGGAGGTGAAGGACTTCCTGGATAAATCCGAGAATGGCTTCGTCTATTTTAGTCTTGGATCGACATTGCCTGGAAGCTACATGCCAGATGAGATGAGACGAATCTTCGTTGAGGCATTCGCTACTATTCCCTATCGTGTTATTTGGAAGTGGGAGGAGGATCAACTTCCGGGAAAACCGGATAACGTTTTAATATCCAAATGGCTCCCTCAGAGAGCTATTCTAG CACATCCTCGGATCAAGGCCTTCATCTATCAGGGAGGGCTCCAGAGCACTGAGGAAGCTATTGCTGCTGGTGTACCACTAATTGCTCTCCCAATATTCGGCGATCAAGAGCAGAATGTCAATAAAATGGTGCACATCGGTGGTGCTGTCAAACTCAACATCCGCAGCTTCACGAAGACTGATCTGCAGGAGGCGATTCTCGAGGTGGCGGCGAACGTCAAGTACAAGGAAGGAATAATTCAGTTCAGGGATCTGCTCAACGACAGACCCTACGATCCTGTCAACCACACGATGTGGTGGATTGAATACGTCATTAGATATAGGGGGGCGCATCATTTGAGATTGGTGAGGTCCAGTCTTCTCTGGTATCAGGCGCAGAATCTCGATGTTATCACGTTGTGTATTGTTATTCTCCTCGTCCTGACGCTCATCACTTATAAGGGTGTTAAATTAATCGTTCGTTGCTGCTGTTGTAGGCGAAACCAAAGTCTTCAGAAAATCAAGCAGTCGTAG
- the LOC135163798 gene encoding lipase 3-like: protein MSKLLTTVVWISAALSAVSIAGKVDTLSHYFETPGNSSFRLGLLPEYEVQRYVFPAVLPDSEDDVLSGEDLNDTVVYRILRGPRSPFAEGKRPSLIQYGILCDAYSCTASKSQIAVAYLLVDQGYDVWLGSSEYSVIDDPISAETTEKEKLDTVSQYILVTTQQPELLVMGYFNGSTQFFAISARENHEQSKLSKILEKIPGVKIAKKWYHKLYEKSWGILSWGYKRVQQSVERLGRKMDYVVDSPLVTKLKNTVLNAWGIAGKVRPTLKIQDFSKMVNHPDVYLDTPQLIVKYGYNAETHAIKTADGYLLSLHRISGGKKYPPGPGKPVVFLQHGILASSAVWVLPGPAKGLAYILADNGYDVWMGNSRGNTYSRGHENLTTTDSKYWDFSFHEMGIYDLPASIDYILAVTRQLKLYYLGHSQGTTSFFVMLSELPDYNDKIFKFAAYAPIVYSANVRSPFIKFIARFSSPISRTLGFFHIHDFAPTDALLTKMGRRSCEARSLYQVICSNSLFMITGYDTAQINQTLVPIILGHLPAGSSVKQFLHFGQEVNSQKFRKFDYNDPEINQEKYGQPTPPVYKLSNVRVPTALFFANNDLLSDNSDVQKLAEDLSNVNMTYKVPMDSFNHIDFMFAIDAPALLYEPTIRFFNSK, encoded by the exons ATGTCGAAGCTATTGACAACAGTTGTCTGGATCAGTGCGGCACTTTCGGCTGTCAGTATCGCCGGGAAAGTCGATACCCTAAGTCATTATTTCGAAACACCAGGAAATAGTTCG TTCCGACTGGGACTTCTCCCTGAATATGAGGTACAACGTTACGTATTTCCGGCGGTGTTACCGGACTCTGAAGATGACGTTTTGAGCGGTGAAGACCTTAATGATACGGTCGTGTACAGGATTCTCCGAGGACCAAGGTCCCCTTTTGCCGAAGGCAAGCGTCCCTCCCTGATACAGTATGGAATCCTCTGCGACGCATATTCCTGCACTGCCAGCAAGTCGCAGATTGCCGTCG CTTATTTGCTGGTTGACCAGGGATATGACGTTTGGCTGGGCAGCAGCGAGTACAGCGTGATAGATGATCCTATATC GGCTGAGACGAcagagaaggaaaaattgGATACCGTCAGCCAGTACATCCTGGTGACAACGCAACAACCGGAGTTATTGGTGATGGGTTACTTCAATGGTTCAACtcaatttttcgcgatttccgcGCGAGAGAATCACGAGCAGTCGAAGTTGTCGAAAATTCTGGAGAAAATACCTGGGGTGAAAATCGCGAAGAAGTGGTACCATAAACTGTATGAGAAGAGCTGGGGTATTTTGTCAT GGGGGTACAAGCGAGTCCAGCAGAGTGTCGAAAGGCTGGGAAGAAAAATGGATTATGTGGTGGACAGTCCTTTGGTGACAAAACTTAAG AACACTGTACTTAACGCCTGGGGAATCGCGGGTAAGGTGAGGCCAACCCTGAAGATCCAGGACTTTTCAAAAATGGTTAATCACCCAGATGTATATCTGGATACA CCGCAATTGATAGTGAAGTATGGATATAATGCCGAAACTCATGCGATAAAAACCGCGGATGGTTATTTGTTATCGCTGCATCGAATATCAggcggaaaaaaatatccaccaGGACCGGGAAAGCCTGTGGTTTTCCTTCAACATGGGATATTGGCTAGTTCTGCTGTTTGGGTACTTCCAGGTCCAGCCAAGGGATTAG CCTACATTCTAGCCGACAACGGGTACGATGTTTGGATGGGAAATTCCCGGGGCAATACTTACTCCCGCGGACACGAAAATCTCACAACAACAGACTCGAAGTACTGGGACTTTTCCTTCCACGAAATGGGAATCTACGATCTACCAGCGAGCATAGATTACATCCTAGCTGTGACACGTCAACTGAAGTTGTACTACTTGGGGCATTCGCAGGGgacaacatcgtttttcgtGATGCTGTCGGAGCTACCAGACTAcaatgataaaatattcaaattcgcAGCATACGCTCCCATCGTTTACAGTGCCAATGTCAGAAGTCcattcatcaaatttattgCTCGATTTTCGTCCCCAATTTCC CGAACTCTCGGCTTCTTCCACATTCATGATTTCGCCCCGACTGACGCGTTACTGACGAAGATGGGAAGACGATCCTGCGAGGCACGATCTCTCTACCAAGTCATTTGTAGTAACAGTTTATTTATGATCACCGGATATGACACTGCACAAATTAATCAG ACGCTGGTACCAATAATCCTGGGTCACCTTCCAGCCGGAAGTTCCGTGAAACAATTCCTCCATTTTGGCCAAGAAGTCAACTCCC AAAAATTCCGTAAATTCGATTACAACGATCCAGAGATAAATCAAGAAAAGTACGGACAGCCGACGCCTCCGGTGTACAAGCTCAGTAATGTAAGGGTTCCGACAgcccttttcttcgcgaacaatGATTTACTATCTGATAACAGCGACGTTCAGAAACTGGCCGAGGATTTATCGAACGTCAACATGACGTACAAAGTGCCGATGGACTCTTTCAATCACATCGATTTTATGTTCGCTATTGATGCACCTGCTCTACTGTACGAACCGACTAttcgtttttttaattctaaatAA